A genomic stretch from Juglans microcarpa x Juglans regia isolate MS1-56 chromosome 3S, Jm3101_v1.0, whole genome shotgun sequence includes:
- the LOC121256898 gene encoding uncharacterized protein LOC121256898, with translation MLPRTLLTNLGGSAVLSGPSVLPFFLQPSISTCRFCIRTAIIGSPKLSNQRVLSTGCAARRRVRYDDEEEDDDDDGDEEYGHKEEIAMLELYSQSARGEALIVHAMVDEEEVEVLIFKGFSSCLSGRTPPDPSRSVLPARAVIKSIDIIKGPFDPSNTEYIRKGLTWEAFKTSLLAT, from the exons ATGCTTCCAAGGACATTGTTGACAAACTTGGGAGGATCTGCAGTGCTATCCGGACCCTCCGTTTTGCCCTTTTTTCTCCAACCAAGCATCTCTACCTGCAGATTTTGCATTCGGACTGCCATTATTGGGTCTCCAAAACTGAGCAACCAACGAGTTTTGAGCACTGGGTGCGCTGCGAGGAGGAGAGTGAGAtatgacgatgaagaagaagacgacgacgacgacggaGATGAAGAATACGGGCACAAAGAGGAAATTGCGATGTTGGAATTATATAGCCAGTCTGCTAGGGGAGAAGCGCTTATTGTTCATGCAATGGTGGACGAGGAGGAAGTGGAGGTGCTCATCTTCAAG GGATTCTCTTCATGCTTGAGCGGTAGAACCCCACCAGATCCATCAAGAAGTGTTCTTCCAGCTAGGGCAGTGATAAAATCCATAGACATAATTAAAGGACCTTTCGACCCATCTAATACAGAGTACATTCGGAAAGGTCTAACATGGGAAGCATTTAAGACCAGTCTCCTAGCCACTTAA